Proteins from a single region of Streptomyces spinoverrucosus:
- a CDS encoding M20/M25/M40 family metallo-hydrolase, with protein MSDTGTAEGVTGEDEVVDLCRELIQIDTSNYGDHSGPGERKAAEYVAAKLAEVGLDPRIIESHKGRASTVARIEGEDPSRPALLIHGHLDVVPANAADWTHHPFSGEIADGCVWGRGAVDMKDMDAMTLAVVRDRLRSGRKPPRDIVLAFLADEEAGGTWGARYLVDKHPELFEGVTEGIGEVGGFSFTVNEQLRLYLVETAQKGMHWMRLTVDGTAGHGSMTNHDNAITELCEAVGRVGRHTWPVRVTKTVRSFLDELSDALGVELDPENMDETLAKLGGIAKMIGATLRNSAAPTMLGAGYKVNVIPGQATAHVDGRFLPGYEEEFLADLDRLLGPRVRREDVHADKALETDFDGKLVDAMQSALSAEDPIARAVPYMLSGGTDAKSFDDLGIRCFGFAPLKLPPELDFAGMFHGVDERVPVDGLKFGVRVLDRFIDAS; from the coding sequence GTGAGCGACACGGGCACGGCCGAAGGCGTCACCGGCGAGGACGAGGTCGTGGACCTCTGCCGCGAGCTGATCCAGATCGACACCAGCAACTACGGCGACCACTCGGGGCCGGGGGAGCGCAAGGCGGCCGAGTACGTCGCCGCGAAGCTCGCCGAGGTAGGCCTCGACCCGCGGATCATCGAGTCCCACAAGGGCCGCGCCTCCACGGTGGCCCGCATCGAGGGCGAGGACCCGTCCCGGCCCGCGCTGCTCATCCACGGCCACCTCGACGTCGTCCCGGCCAACGCGGCCGACTGGACCCACCACCCCTTCTCCGGCGAGATCGCGGACGGCTGCGTGTGGGGTCGCGGGGCCGTCGACATGAAGGACATGGACGCGATGACCCTCGCGGTCGTCCGCGACCGGCTGCGCAGCGGACGCAAGCCCCCGCGCGACATCGTGCTCGCCTTCCTCGCCGACGAGGAGGCCGGCGGCACGTGGGGCGCGCGGTACCTGGTCGACAAGCACCCCGAGCTGTTCGAGGGCGTGACCGAGGGGATCGGCGAGGTCGGCGGGTTCTCCTTCACCGTCAACGAGCAACTGCGGCTCTACCTGGTCGAGACCGCCCAGAAGGGCATGCACTGGATGCGGCTCACCGTGGACGGCACGGCCGGTCACGGCTCGATGACCAACCACGACAACGCGATCACCGAGCTGTGCGAGGCCGTGGGGCGGGTCGGCCGGCACACGTGGCCGGTGCGGGTCACCAAGACCGTACGGTCCTTCCTCGACGAGCTCTCCGACGCGCTCGGCGTCGAACTCGACCCCGAGAACATGGACGAGACCCTCGCCAAGCTCGGCGGCATCGCCAAGATGATCGGCGCGACCCTGCGCAACTCGGCCGCGCCCACCATGCTCGGCGCCGGCTACAAGGTCAACGTCATCCCCGGCCAGGCCACCGCGCACGTCGACGGGCGGTTCCTGCCCGGATACGAGGAGGAGTTCCTCGCCGACCTCGACCGGCTGCTCGGCCCCCGCGTGCGGCGCGAGGACGTGCACGCCGACAAGGCGCTGGAGACCGACTTCGACGGCAAGCTCGTCGACGCCATGCAGAGCGCGCTCAGCGCCGAGGACCCGATCGCCCGGGCCGTGCCGTACATGCTCTCCGGCGGCACCGACGCCAAGTCCTTCGACGATCTCGGCATCCGGTGCTTCGGCTTCGCGCCGCTGAAGCTGCCGCCGGAGCTGGACTTCGCCGGGATGTTCCACGGTGTCGACGAGCGGGTGCCGGTGGACGGGCTGAAGTTCGGCGTGCGGGTGCTCGACCGGTTCATCGATGCGTCCTGA
- the chpH gene encoding chaplin ChpH, which yields MIKKVVAAAAATGGLVLAGAGLAVADSGAQGAAVGSPGIVSGNVIQAPIHVPVNVCGNTINVIGLLNPAFGNTCINK from the coding sequence ATGATCAAGAAGGTCGTCGCTGCTGCGGCTGCCACCGGTGGGCTGGTTCTCGCGGGCGCGGGCCTCGCCGTCGCCGACTCCGGTGCCCAGGGTGCCGCCGTGGGGTCCCCGGGCATCGTGTCCGGCAACGTGATTCAGGCGCCGATTCACGTCCCCGTGAACGTCTGCGGCAACACGATCAATGTCATCGGGCTGCTGAACCCCGCCTTCGGCAACACCTGCATCAACAAGTGA
- a CDS encoding chaplin gives MRQGTRKGLMTVAAATGVIAAASGHAHADSGASGSSSNSPGVLSGNTVQAPVHVPVNVCGNTISVVGILNPAVGNSCANQGGGKGSPGGYGDDGYGGSGDHGSSGAHADGHADGSPGIGSGNHIQAPVHVPVNVCGNSVNVIGVGNAAVGNDCVNGGDAGGGHTTPPGGGGDTTPPETPDNPGNPGNPEQPGKPGDDGAGPDTGVDADSGSRDDSGSGTGTGNDTGSGNGDRPGASAVTQFGGDSQLADTGSGLPMGAAASLGVGTLLAGAVLYRRARASA, from the coding sequence ATGCGACAGGGCACCCGCAAGGGACTGATGACCGTGGCGGCGGCGACCGGCGTGATCGCCGCCGCGAGCGGCCACGCCCACGCCGACTCGGGCGCGAGCGGCTCCAGTTCGAACTCGCCGGGCGTGCTGTCCGGCAACACCGTGCAGGCGCCGGTGCACGTGCCGGTCAACGTCTGCGGCAACACCATCAGCGTCGTCGGCATTCTCAACCCGGCGGTCGGCAACTCCTGCGCCAACCAGGGCGGGGGCAAGGGCTCGCCCGGCGGCTACGGCGACGACGGCTACGGCGGCTCCGGTGACCACGGCTCCTCCGGGGCGCACGCGGACGGGCACGCCGACGGCTCACCCGGCATCGGCTCCGGCAACCACATCCAGGCGCCGGTGCACGTGCCGGTCAACGTCTGCGGCAACAGCGTCAACGTCATCGGCGTCGGCAACGCGGCCGTGGGCAATGACTGCGTGAACGGCGGCGACGCCGGGGGCGGTCACACCACGCCGCCCGGGGGCGGCGGCGACACGACCCCGCCGGAGACGCCGGACAACCCCGGTAACCCGGGCAACCCCGAGCAGCCCGGCAAGCCGGGCGACGACGGCGCCGGCCCCGACACCGGCGTCGACGCCGACTCCGGCTCCAGGGACGACAGCGGCTCCGGCACCGGCACCGGGAACGACACCGGCTCCGGGAACGGCGACCGCCCCGGCGCCTCGGCCGTCACCCAGTTCGGCGGCGACTCCCAGCTCGCCGACACCGGCAGCGGGCTGCCGATGGGCGCGGCCGCGTCGCTGGGCGTGGGGACGCTGCTGGCGGGCGCCGTGCTCTACCGCAGGGCGCGCGCCTCGGCGTAG
- a CDS encoding DUF5703 family protein, translated as MPEYEFVDVYVPRGVSRKDATRLLTDHAEYGHWELHRLSLLRDGSRRVRLRRRIIRQVRATW; from the coding sequence ATGCCGGAATACGAATTTGTCGACGTGTACGTACCGCGCGGGGTCTCCCGCAAGGACGCCACACGCCTGCTGACGGACCATGCAGAGTACGGACACTGGGAGTTGCACCGCCTGAGCCTGCTGCGCGACGGCAGCCGCAGGGTGCGGCTGCGCCGACGGATCATCCGCCAGGTGCGGGCCACGTGGTGA
- a CDS encoding helix-hairpin-helix domain-containing protein translates to MSTEPETTGDTEPRKPDAAETGAAGTGATEAEAADIGAAETEAGGTGAADIGATETEAAGTGGGEVSEAADGEGRELSEAEAELAAQRVERERIARRKAERQGPVAAGAKLSGKAAELLAAVRAVEGGEKPPATVFEEPPPRRQAPEPVRRTQPVVPVVVGAPAPEAVEGVRRVLSAGGAPETLAVQVAAVLGEGAQERLRADPWQLLRVGGVRPEQADGFARALLGAECGPDDERRGRAVTVWLLEQAALAGHTALEMPALTAALAQRGVPDPEAAVQGALAEGDALAFQDGLEEGADEGEGDDEERPVRVLVGLERYALAEESLADGLARLINSAPKEDGSGEAWERAAGGAQGAAAELIRAVAGHGLVLHTGGEASLAEAAELVAAARGLGLRVWAATHSPVGRARFAALLGGPEAGATTVAGLLSGAEGPGRDADGALDLDLLVVLDAPQLDVETAALLVESLPDGARLVLAGDPAVLWSVGPGRVFADLLAVRKCPHVASRRPDPGPLGELVSGIGVGELLQVEAPGKEVVIVPVRDAGEAVHRTVQLVVDSVPRAIGVPPEQTVVITPGHGGAAGTRALNAALKERLNPGPGRFGGFDPGDRVAYSPAPGRTLPGHVVKADAEGLHLSCAGEAVVVPKERVEQSVRHGWALTAHQAAATRWPAVVAVLPGDAAQALSRPWVYTAFGRAERHLSVVHGVEAALPKAVAETTAKPRTTRLPQLLEAQVPTAG, encoded by the coding sequence GTGAGCACGGAGCCGGAGACCACCGGGGACACCGAGCCGAGGAAGCCGGACGCCGCGGAGACCGGGGCTGCGGGGACCGGGGCTACGGAGGCCGAGGCTGCGGACATCGGGGCTGCGGAGACCGAGGCTGGGGGCACCGGGGCTGCGGACATCGGGGCTACAGAGACCGAGGCTGCGGGCACCGGGGGCGGTGAGGTTTCGGAGGCGGCGGACGGCGAGGGGCGTGAGCTGTCGGAGGCCGAGGCGGAGCTGGCGGCTCAGCGGGTGGAGCGGGAGCGGATCGCGCGGCGCAAGGCGGAGAGGCAGGGGCCCGTCGCGGCCGGTGCGAAGCTCAGCGGGAAGGCCGCCGAACTGCTCGCGGCCGTGCGTGCGGTGGAGGGCGGGGAGAAGCCGCCCGCGACCGTGTTCGAGGAGCCGCCGCCCAGGCGGCAGGCCCCGGAGCCGGTACGGCGGACGCAGCCCGTGGTGCCGGTCGTGGTGGGCGCGCCCGCGCCCGAGGCCGTCGAGGGCGTGCGGCGGGTGCTGAGCGCCGGAGGTGCTCCCGAGACGCTGGCCGTGCAGGTCGCGGCGGTGCTGGGTGAGGGGGCACAGGAGCGGCTGCGGGCCGATCCCTGGCAGTTGCTGAGGGTCGGTGGGGTGCGGCCGGAGCAGGCCGACGGGTTCGCGCGGGCGCTGCTGGGGGCGGAGTGCGGGCCCGACGACGAGCGGCGGGGGCGGGCGGTCACCGTGTGGCTGCTGGAGCAGGCGGCGCTCGCGGGGCACACCGCGCTGGAGATGCCGGCGCTGACCGCCGCGCTGGCGCAGCGGGGGGTGCCGGATCCGGAGGCGGCCGTGCAGGGGGCGCTCGCCGAGGGGGACGCCCTGGCTTTCCAGGACGGATTGGAGGAGGGCGCGGACGAGGGCGAGGGCGATGACGAGGAGCGTCCTGTCCGGGTCCTCGTCGGGCTGGAGCGGTACGCGCTCGCCGAGGAGAGCCTGGCCGACGGTCTGGCCCGGTTGATCAACTCTGCGCCGAAGGAGGACGGTTCGGGCGAGGCGTGGGAGCGGGCGGCGGGCGGTGCCCAGGGGGCGGCCGCCGAGTTGATCCGGGCGGTCGCCGGGCACGGGCTGGTGCTGCACACCGGCGGGGAGGCGTCCCTCGCCGAAGCGGCGGAGCTGGTGGCCGCGGCGCGGGGGCTCGGGCTGCGGGTCTGGGCCGCCACGCACAGTCCCGTCGGCCGGGCGCGGTTCGCGGCGCTGCTGGGTGGGCCGGAGGCCGGGGCGACGACCGTCGCCGGGCTGCTGTCAGGGGCGGAGGGGCCGGGGCGGGACGCCGACGGCGCGCTCGACCTCGATCTGCTGGTTGTACTCGACGCGCCCCAGCTCGACGTGGAGACGGCGGCGCTGCTCGTCGAGTCGCTGCCGGACGGGGCGCGGCTGGTGCTGGCCGGGGATCCGGCGGTGCTGTGGTCCGTCGGCCCAGGGCGGGTCTTCGCGGATCTGCTGGCGGTGCGCAAGTGCCCCCACGTCGCCTCGCGGCGGCCGGATCCCGGCCCGCTGGGCGAGCTGGTGTCCGGCATCGGCGTGGGCGAGCTGCTCCAGGTCGAGGCGCCCGGCAAGGAGGTCGTGATCGTGCCGGTGCGCGACGCGGGCGAGGCGGTGCACCGGACCGTGCAGCTCGTCGTCGACTCGGTGCCGCGGGCGATCGGCGTGCCCCCGGAGCAGACGGTGGTCATCACGCCGGGGCACGGTGGCGCGGCGGGGACGCGGGCGCTGAACGCCGCGCTGAAGGAGCGGCTCAACCCCGGCCCGGGCCGCTTCGGCGGCTTCGACCCGGGGGACCGGGTGGCCTACTCCCCCGCGCCGGGCCGTACGCTCCCGGGCCACGTGGTCAAGGCCGACGCCGAGGGGCTGCACCTGTCGTGTGCCGGGGAGGCCGTGGTCGTACCGAAGGAGCGGGTGGAGCAGTCCGTACGCCACGGCTGGGCCCTGACCGCGCACCAGGCGGCGGCGACCCGCTGGCCCGCGGTGGTCGCGGTCCTGCCCGGTGATGCCGCGCAGGCCCTGAGCCGCCCCTGGGTGTACACGGCGTTCGGCCGCGCGGAACGCCACCTGTCCGTGGTGCACGGCGTGGAAGCGGCACTACCGAAGGCGGTCGCGGAGACCACGGCGAAGCCTCGGACAACCCGACTGCCGCAGCTGCTGGAGGCACAGGTGCCGACGGCGGGCTGA
- a CDS encoding aldo/keto reductase, translated as MEQRHLGRTGLRVSRIGLGTLTWGRDTDEHDAADLLKTFWEAGGTLVDTADVYGDGEAEYLLGRLIEGLVPRRDLVLSTKAGSVPDPDRRFDGSRGHLLAALDDSLARLGTDYVDLWHIHAFDPDTPLEETLQALDLAVSSGRARYAGVSNFCGWQLAKAATWQLAAPGMRTRLASTQMEYSLLQRGVEREVLPAALDMGIGLLPSSPLGRGVLTGKYRGGALPPDSRGASEHLAPFVEPYLDDTASRIVDAVTTAADGLAVSPLQVALAWVRDRPGVAAPIVGARTAQQLTAALSVEALSLPDEICRALDDVSAPVHRYPDHDWSTL; from the coding sequence ATGGAGCAGAGGCATCTCGGCCGTACCGGCCTGCGTGTGTCCCGGATCGGACTCGGCACCCTGACCTGGGGGCGGGACACCGACGAGCATGATGCCGCGGACCTGCTGAAGACGTTCTGGGAAGCGGGCGGGACGCTGGTGGACACCGCGGACGTCTACGGGGACGGCGAGGCCGAGTACCTGCTCGGGAGGCTCATAGAAGGGCTCGTGCCGCGACGGGACCTGGTGCTGTCGACCAAGGCCGGGAGCGTGCCGGACCCCGACCGGCGCTTCGACGGATCGCGCGGGCATCTGCTGGCCGCGCTCGACGACTCGCTCGCCCGGCTCGGCACGGACTACGTGGACCTGTGGCACATCCACGCCTTCGACCCGGACACCCCGCTGGAGGAGACGCTCCAGGCGCTGGACCTGGCGGTGAGCAGCGGGCGGGCGCGGTACGCCGGGGTCTCCAACTTCTGCGGCTGGCAGCTCGCGAAGGCGGCGACGTGGCAGCTGGCGGCGCCGGGGATGCGGACCCGGCTGGCCAGTACGCAGATGGAGTACTCGCTGCTGCAGCGCGGTGTCGAGCGCGAGGTGCTGCCGGCCGCGCTGGACATGGGCATCGGGCTGTTGCCGTCCTCGCCGCTGGGCCGGGGGGTGCTGACCGGCAAGTACCGGGGAGGCGCGCTGCCGCCGGACTCGCGGGGGGCCTCGGAGCATCTGGCGCCCTTCGTCGAGCCGTACCTCGACGACACCGCGAGCCGCATCGTGGACGCCGTGACGACGGCGGCGGACGGGCTGGCGGTCAGCCCTCTCCAGGTGGCCCTCGCGTGGGTGCGGGACCGGCCCGGCGTGGCGGCGCCGATCGTCGGTGCGCGCACCGCGCAGCAGCTCACGGCGGCGTTGTCAGTGGAGGCGCTTAGTCTTCCTGACGAGATCTGCCGGGCGCTCGACGATGTGTCGGCGCCTGTGCACCGCTATCCCGATCACGACTGGAGCACGCTGTGA
- a CDS encoding LLM class F420-dependent oxidoreductase, whose translation MQLGINLGYWGAGMDADNLAVAQEADRLGYAVCWAAEAYGSDAATVLSWVAAQTERIDVGSAIFQIPARQPAMTAMTAATLDSLSGGRFRLGLGVSGPQVSEGWYGVKFDKPLARTREYVEIVRKAMTRERLTYDGEHWTLPLPGGPGKPIKLTVHPQREHIPLYIAAIGPKNLEQTGEIADGALLIFPSAEHLEDTAIQHLRAGREKAGKTMDGFDVCPTLPLAVGDDKDVTALADTFRPYTALYVGGMGSPKQNFYNQLARRMGYEQQAAEIQDKYLSGDKEGAAAAVPHELIDQTTLLGSVERIADRMKAYAAAGVTTLSLAPAGFTLDERLASLRAGSEALERAGLA comes from the coding sequence ATGCAGCTCGGGATCAACCTCGGCTACTGGGGCGCCGGAATGGACGCGGACAATCTCGCCGTGGCCCAGGAGGCCGACCGCCTCGGGTACGCCGTCTGCTGGGCCGCCGAGGCCTACGGCTCCGACGCCGCCACCGTGCTCAGCTGGGTCGCCGCCCAGACGGAACGCATCGACGTCGGCTCGGCCATCTTCCAGATCCCGGCGCGCCAGCCCGCGATGACCGCGATGACCGCCGCCACCCTGGACTCGCTGTCCGGCGGCCGCTTCCGCCTCGGCCTCGGCGTCTCCGGCCCGCAGGTCTCCGAGGGCTGGTACGGCGTCAAGTTCGACAAGCCGCTGGCCCGCACGCGCGAGTACGTCGAGATCGTCCGCAAGGCCATGACCCGCGAACGGCTCACCTACGACGGCGAGCACTGGACGCTTCCCCTCCCCGGCGGCCCCGGCAAGCCGATCAAGCTGACCGTCCACCCGCAGCGCGAGCACATCCCGCTGTACATCGCCGCGATCGGCCCCAAGAACCTGGAGCAGACCGGCGAGATCGCCGACGGCGCCCTGCTGATCTTCCCGTCCGCCGAGCACCTGGAGGACACCGCGATCCAGCACCTGCGGGCGGGCCGGGAGAAGGCCGGCAAGACCATGGACGGCTTCGACGTCTGCCCGACCCTGCCGCTGGCCGTCGGCGACGACAAGGACGTGACCGCCCTCGCCGACACCTTCCGCCCCTACACCGCCCTGTACGTCGGCGGCATGGGCAGCCCCAAGCAGAACTTCTACAACCAGCTCGCCCGGCGCATGGGCTACGAGCAGCAGGCCGCCGAGATCCAGGACAAGTACCTCTCCGGCGACAAGGAGGGCGCCGCGGCCGCCGTACCGCACGAACTGATCGACCAGACCACGCTGCTCGGCTCCGTGGAGCGCATCGCCGACCGGATGAAGGCCTACGCGGCGGCCGGGGTCACGACGCTGTCGCTGGCGCCCGCCGGCTTCACGCTGGACGAGCGGCTCGCCTCACTGCGGGCGGGTTCCGAGGCGCTGGAGCGGGCCGGGCTCGCGTAA
- a CDS encoding ferritin-like domain-containing protein: MLSAKSLFQEILDNDQSFRLFCSIAASGEAQGGWENARIAALVPASERDLAPKITRHGADEDKHGRIFNALLKKRGLEPVEVPPDTDYTMLLEKQGIGLAHEKLKADKPLTVQDIITYLAHSRVTEQRAAEQMVMLKKNFQDHAVVGKAVRMISNDEDNHLAYTHEELLRFAAAGHGRHIQRTLRETALAEIRVYRDVSLAVMARMGRILGWSRPKAAVLAFGIHAVYGYERLGGWRRMVSLKMPDRRDALGGPATAAPEFA; this comes from the coding sequence ATGCTTTCGGCCAAGAGTCTGTTCCAGGAGATCCTCGACAACGACCAGTCGTTCCGGCTGTTCTGCTCCATCGCCGCCAGCGGTGAGGCACAGGGCGGCTGGGAGAACGCCCGCATCGCCGCGCTCGTGCCCGCGAGCGAGCGCGACCTCGCTCCCAAGATCACCCGCCATGGCGCGGACGAGGACAAGCACGGGCGGATCTTCAACGCGCTGCTGAAGAAGCGCGGCCTCGAACCCGTCGAGGTCCCGCCGGACACCGACTACACGATGCTCCTGGAGAAGCAGGGCATCGGCCTCGCGCACGAGAAGCTCAAGGCGGACAAGCCGCTCACCGTTCAGGACATCATCACGTACCTCGCCCACAGCCGCGTCACCGAACAGCGCGCCGCCGAACAGATGGTGATGCTCAAGAAGAACTTCCAGGACCACGCGGTGGTCGGCAAGGCGGTCCGGATGATCTCCAACGACGAGGACAACCACCTCGCTTACACGCACGAGGAACTGCTGCGCTTCGCCGCCGCCGGACATGGCCGCCACATCCAGCGCACCCTGCGCGAGACCGCACTCGCCGAGATCCGCGTCTACCGGGACGTCAGCCTCGCGGTCATGGCCCGCATGGGCCGCATCCTCGGCTGGTCCCGGCCGAAGGCCGCGGTGCTCGCGTTCGGCATCCACGCCGTGTACGGGTACGAGCGGCTCGGCGGCTGGCGGCGCATGGTGAGCCTGAAGATGCCCGACCGCCGCGACGCCCTCGGCGGCCCGGCCACCGCCGCCCCCGAGTTCGCCTGA
- the corA gene encoding magnesium/cobalt transporter CorA, with product MIVDCAIYREGHRVEGPEDLSDALAEARAVGGFVWIGLHQPSEREFDLVTEEFALHPLAVEDALKAHQRPKLEVYDDSLFMVLKPVLYEPESDVVSTGEVMIFLGDAFVVTVRHGVCSPLAAVRRRLEQEPELLGKGPTSVLYAIADTTVDHYLDVAAELQTDLEELEAEVFSPDRGGSRHSASRIYAFKRQILEFRRATGPLSVPLTRLAGMGTFGGAVPFVDEKARPFFRDVNDHLTRVNESVEGLDRLVSDILSAHLAQMSVRQNDDMRKISAWAAMAAVPTMIAGIYGMNFDHMPELHWVWAYPAVIALMAALEVLLYRTFKRRGWM from the coding sequence GTGATCGTCGACTGTGCCATCTACCGCGAGGGACACCGGGTGGAGGGCCCGGAGGATCTCTCGGACGCCCTGGCCGAGGCGCGTGCGGTCGGCGGGTTCGTGTGGATCGGGCTGCACCAGCCCAGCGAGCGGGAGTTCGATCTGGTCACCGAGGAGTTCGCGCTGCATCCGCTGGCCGTCGAGGACGCCCTGAAGGCGCACCAGCGGCCCAAGCTGGAGGTCTACGACGACTCGCTGTTCATGGTGCTGAAGCCGGTCCTGTACGAACCGGAGAGCGACGTCGTCTCCACCGGTGAGGTCATGATCTTCCTGGGTGACGCCTTCGTGGTGACCGTCCGTCACGGGGTGTGCTCCCCGCTGGCCGCCGTGCGCCGGCGGCTGGAGCAGGAGCCGGAGCTGCTCGGAAAGGGCCCCACCTCCGTGCTGTACGCGATCGCCGACACGACCGTGGACCACTACCTGGACGTGGCGGCGGAGTTGCAGACCGACCTGGAGGAGCTGGAGGCGGAGGTGTTCTCGCCGGACCGCGGCGGCTCACGGCACTCCGCGTCGCGGATCTACGCCTTCAAGCGGCAGATCCTGGAGTTCCGGCGGGCCACCGGGCCGCTGAGCGTGCCGCTGACCCGGCTCGCGGGCATGGGCACGTTCGGCGGCGCGGTGCCCTTCGTCGACGAGAAGGCGCGGCCGTTCTTCCGCGACGTGAACGACCACCTCACGCGCGTGAACGAGTCCGTGGAGGGCCTGGACCGGCTGGTGTCGGACATCCTGTCGGCGCATCTGGCGCAGATGAGCGTCCGGCAGAACGACGACATGCGGAAGATCTCCGCGTGGGCGGCCATGGCGGCGGTCCCCACGATGATCGCCGGGATCTACGGCATGAACTTCGACCACATGCCGGAGCTGCACTGGGTGTGGGCCTATCCGGCGGTGATCGCGCTCATGGCCGCCCTGGAGGTCCTGCTCTACCGGACGTTCAAGCGGCGCGGCTGGATGTGA
- a CDS encoding histidine phosphatase family protein, producing MPTLILVRHGRSTANTEGLLAGWTPGVALDERGAAQAAALPGRLAELPIAEVVTSPLQRCQETLRPLLDARPELRAHTDDRIGECHYGDWSGRKLAELKDEPLMEVVQAHPTAAVFPGGESMRAMQHRAAEAVREWNARVERDHGADAVYLMCSHGDIIKALVADALGLHLDLFQRISVEPCSITAIRYTRLRPFLVRLGDTGDFASLAPREEPPGGDAPVGGGAGAP from the coding sequence ATGCCCACGCTGATCCTCGTCCGGCACGGACGTTCCACCGCCAACACCGAGGGACTGCTCGCCGGCTGGACGCCCGGCGTCGCCCTCGACGAGCGCGGCGCCGCGCAGGCCGCCGCACTGCCCGGGCGGCTCGCCGAGCTGCCGATCGCCGAAGTCGTCACCAGCCCGCTGCAGCGCTGCCAGGAGACCCTCCGGCCGCTGCTCGACGCCCGCCCCGAGCTGCGCGCGCACACCGACGACCGGATCGGGGAGTGCCACTACGGCGACTGGTCCGGGCGCAAGCTCGCCGAGCTCAAGGACGAGCCCCTGATGGAGGTGGTGCAGGCGCATCCGACCGCGGCCGTCTTCCCGGGCGGCGAGTCGATGCGGGCGATGCAGCACCGGGCCGCGGAGGCGGTACGGGAGTGGAACGCGCGCGTGGAGCGCGATCACGGCGCCGACGCCGTGTACCTCATGTGCTCGCACGGGGACATCATCAAGGCCCTCGTCGCCGACGCACTCGGACTTCATCTCGACCTCTTCCAGCGGATTTCCGTAGAACCGTGTTCCATCACCGCCATCCGCTACACCCGTCTCAGGCCGTTTCTCGTGCGGCTCGGGGACACCGGCGACTTCGCGTCCCTGGCGCCGCGCGAGGAACCGCCCGGCGGGGACGCACCCGTCGGGGGCGGTGCGGGCGCACCGTGA
- a CDS encoding DUF3090 domain-containing protein, whose product MSRQVFLYDPPDRFVAGTVGLPGRRTFFLQATAGSRVTSVALEKTQVAALAERMDELLDEVVRRSGGNAAVPAMAPAEISDTAPLETPIEEEFRVGTMALAWDGEEQRMIVEAQALVELDADTEEDLAEAEERLLQDEENGPPMLRVRLTGAQARAFAKRALDVVNAGRPPCPLCSLPLDPEGHVCPRQNGYRRGA is encoded by the coding sequence GTGTCCCGTCAGGTGTTCCTCTACGACCCCCCGGACCGCTTCGTGGCCGGTACGGTCGGACTGCCCGGGCGCCGTACCTTCTTCCTCCAAGCCACCGCCGGCTCCCGGGTGACCAGCGTGGCCCTGGAGAAGACTCAGGTCGCAGCGCTCGCCGAGCGCATGGACGAACTGCTCGACGAGGTCGTGCGGCGCAGCGGCGGCAACGCCGCCGTGCCGGCGATGGCGCCCGCCGAGATCTCCGACACCGCCCCGCTGGAGACCCCCATCGAGGAGGAGTTCCGGGTCGGCACCATGGCCCTCGCCTGGGACGGCGAGGAACAGCGCATGATCGTCGAGGCGCAGGCGCTGGTGGAGCTCGACGCCGACACCGAGGAGGATCTCGCCGAGGCCGAGGAGCGGCTCCTCCAGGACGAGGAGAACGGGCCCCCGATGCTGCGGGTCCGGCTCACCGGCGCGCAGGCCCGCGCCTTCGCCAAGCGGGCCCTCGACGTCGTCAACGCCGGCCGGCCCCCGTGCCCGCTGTGCAGTCTGCCGCTCGACCCGGAAGGACACGTATGTCCGCGCCAGAACGGATACCGCCGCGGAGCATGA